A genomic window from Flavobacterium sp. I3-2 includes:
- a CDS encoding acyl-CoA thioesterase, protein MEHIYYKGQVLWSQIDANGHLRHSAYSDLCTQARSNMMKQVGFSMQEFSKHKIGPILFKEETIYFKEVRMDEEVYVKVLMTKFNSENHRFSITHELYNSKDVKCAVVNVDGAWMDLVTRKLTLIPNELISLIEFIPKSEDFNL, encoded by the coding sequence ATGGAACACATATATTATAAAGGACAAGTTCTTTGGTCGCAAATTGATGCAAACGGACACTTAAGACATTCTGCATATTCAGATTTGTGTACGCAAGCGCGAAGCAACATGATGAAACAAGTTGGTTTTTCAATGCAAGAATTCTCAAAACACAAAATTGGCCCAATTCTTTTTAAAGAAGAAACCATTTATTTTAAAGAAGTTCGAATGGATGAGGAAGTTTATGTAAAGGTTTTAATGACAAAATTCAATTCTGAGAACCATCGATTTTCCATTACTCATGAATTATATAATAGTAAAGATGTTAAATGCGCAGTCGTAAATGTAGATGGCGCTTGGATGGATTTAGTTACTAGAAAACTAACTTTAATTCCGAACGAATTGATTTCTTTAATTGAATTTATACCAAAATCAGAGGATTTTAATCTATAA
- a CDS encoding glutamine synthetase III: MSSIRFEALKAASSRKPVHVEELDKKSLIFGSNVFNDKTMRQFLTSEAYKAVKSAMDHGTKIDRKLADYIALGMKEWALTKGVTHYTHWFQPLTGTTAEKHDAFFETSFDGSDPVEKFGGSQLVQQEPDASSFPNGGIRNTFEARGYTAWDPTSPAFIYGTTLCIPTVFVSYTGEALDNKTPLLRALTSIDNAATEVAKYFDKNVKKVTPTLGWEQEYFLVDVALANSRPDILQTGRTLLGHVSAKGQQLEDHYFGSIPTRVLNYMRDLENECMLLGIPVKTRHNEVAPNQFELAPIFEETNLAVDHNSLLMDVMQKVAERHDFKVLFHEKPFKGVNGSGKHNNWSLATDTGINLLAPGKTPTSNLQFLTFFINTIKAVFTYEELLRASIASASNDHRLGANEAPPAIISIFIGQQLTKVLEELEGVSQGKLSPEEKTDLKLNVVGKIPDLLLDNTDRNRTSPFAFTGNKFEFRAVGSTANCAVSMTTLNTIVAKQLKDFKVEVDTLIEQKDLKKDEAIFNVLREYIKQTKAILFEGDGYSDAWEQEAAKRGLSNHKTTPGALKAKVSQKAFDVFAEMNVMNHTEVESRYEIELEEYIKKIQIEGRVLGDIARNHVIPTAIKYQNTLIENVKGLKEIFGDSFEEVAKEQIIIIKKISTHIEGINANVHAMIDERKKANALTSVEEMAHAYCDKVKPYFDVIRYHADKLELEVDNELWTLTKYRELLFTK; encoded by the coding sequence ATGTCGTCAATTCGTTTTGAAGCTTTAAAAGCAGCCAGTTCAAGAAAGCCAGTTCATGTTGAAGAATTGGATAAAAAATCACTTATTTTCGGAAGCAATGTTTTTAATGATAAAACAATGCGTCAATTTTTAACTTCTGAAGCATACAAAGCTGTAAAATCAGCAATGGATCACGGAACAAAAATTGACCGTAAACTAGCAGATTATATTGCTTTAGGAATGAAAGAGTGGGCTCTTACTAAAGGAGTAACACATTATACGCACTGGTTTCAACCATTAACAGGAACTACTGCAGAAAAGCACGACGCATTTTTCGAAACTTCTTTCGATGGATCTGATCCAGTTGAAAAATTTGGTGGAAGTCAATTAGTACAACAAGAGCCAGATGCTTCATCTTTCCCAAATGGAGGAATTAGAAATACATTCGAAGCTCGCGGATATACAGCTTGGGATCCAACATCACCAGCATTCATTTACGGAACAACATTATGTATTCCAACAGTTTTTGTTTCTTATACAGGTGAAGCTTTAGATAATAAAACACCTTTATTAAGAGCGTTAACTTCTATCGATAATGCGGCAACAGAAGTTGCTAAATATTTTGATAAAAACGTAAAAAAAGTAACTCCAACATTAGGATGGGAGCAAGAATATTTCTTAGTTGACGTAGCTTTAGCAAATTCTCGTCCAGATATTTTACAAACAGGAAGAACTTTATTAGGACACGTTTCTGCAAAAGGACAACAATTAGAAGATCATTATTTTGGTTCTATTCCAACGCGTGTTTTAAATTACATGCGTGATTTAGAAAACGAATGTATGTTATTAGGAATTCCAGTTAAAACTCGTCATAACGAAGTAGCTCCAAACCAATTTGAATTAGCTCCAATTTTTGAAGAAACAAATTTAGCGGTAGATCACAATTCATTATTAATGGATGTGATGCAAAAAGTAGCTGAACGTCATGATTTTAAAGTTTTATTCCATGAAAAACCTTTCAAAGGAGTAAACGGATCTGGTAAACACAACAACTGGTCTTTAGCTACAGATACTGGAATTAATTTATTAGCACCAGGTAAAACACCAACAAGTAACTTACAATTCTTGACGTTCTTTATCAATACAATCAAAGCTGTATTTACATATGAAGAATTATTAAGAGCTTCAATTGCATCTGCATCAAACGATCACCGTTTAGGAGCTAATGAAGCGCCACCAGCTATAATTTCAATTTTCATTGGTCAACAATTAACTAAAGTTCTTGAAGAATTAGAAGGTGTTTCTCAAGGAAAATTATCTCCAGAGGAAAAAACAGATTTAAAATTAAATGTAGTAGGAAAAATTCCAGATTTATTATTAGATAATACAGACCGAAACAGAACTTCTCCATTTGCTTTTACAGGTAATAAATTTGAATTCCGTGCAGTTGGTTCTACTGCTAACTGTGCTGTTTCTATGACAACCTTAAATACGATTGTTGCAAAACAATTAAAAGATTTCAAAGTTGAAGTGGATACTTTAATCGAACAAAAGGATTTAAAGAAAGACGAAGCTATTTTCAATGTATTGAGAGAATATATCAAACAAACAAAAGCTATTTTGTTTGAAGGAGATGGATATAGCGATGCTTGGGAACAAGAAGCTGCAAAGCGTGGACTAAGTAATCACAAAACGACTCCAGGAGCTTTAAAAGCTAAAGTTTCTCAAAAAGCATTTGATGTTTTTGCAGAAATGAATGTAATGAATCATACAGAAGTTGAATCTCGTTACGAAATTGAATTAGAAGAATATATCAAGAAAATTCAAATCGAAGGACGTGTTTTAGGTGATATCGCTAGAAACCACGTAATTCCAACAGCAATTAAATATCAAAATACTTTGATTGAAAACGTTAAAGGATTAAAAGAAATTTTTGGAGATTCTTTTGAAGAAGTTGCAAAAGAGCAAATCATCATTATCAAGAAAATTTCTACGCATATCGAAGGAATCAATGCTAATGTTCATGCGATGATTGACGAGCGTAAAAAAGCAAATGCGTTAACTTCTGTAGAAGAAATGGCACATGCTTATTGCGATAAAGTAAAGCCTTACTTTGATGTAATTCGTTACCACGCTGATAAATTAGAGTTAGAAGTTGATAACGAGCTATGGACTTTAACTAAATACAGAGAATTATTGTTTACAAAATAA
- a CDS encoding MDR family MFS transporter: MRKYWDNYIEAYKGLSNATWILALVMFINRSGAMVVPFLGVYLTSQLGFSLDRAGIVLSCFGIGSIIGGLVGGFLTDKFGSFKIQTLSLFACIPVYLYLPELTTFGSLCIGIGVLSSITEILRPANSASVYNFAKPENLTRAFSLNRMALNLGYSVGPAIGGFIAAYSFSWLFYTNAIMIFCAGLVYFFYFKNRIENPKQNASDLREDKPIERKSAYRDVKYIWFSVFVAFYAFCFFQILNLLPLFYKEEAGLSEQEIGLLIAFSGIIVFLLEMIIVHWIEHKYTIAKILIIGSILCGLTYLVLIPSQHIGMLYFSMFLLCISEILVMPFTATVAANRSNHLNRGSYMALNAISFSIANVFAPLIGTRIASNYGFNMLWLTNGGLIAIACFGFYWIMKKM; this comes from the coding sequence ATGAGAAAATACTGGGACAATTATATAGAAGCTTACAAAGGTTTATCTAACGCTACTTGGATTTTAGCTTTGGTTATGTTTATTAACCGAAGCGGTGCTATGGTTGTTCCATTTTTAGGTGTTTACTTAACAAGTCAATTGGGTTTTTCGCTTGACAGAGCTGGAATTGTTTTAAGTTGCTTTGGAATTGGTTCAATCATCGGTGGATTAGTTGGTGGATTTTTAACGGACAAATTTGGTTCTTTCAAAATTCAAACTTTAAGTTTATTTGCTTGTATTCCGGTTTATTTATATTTACCCGAATTAACCACTTTTGGTTCGTTATGTATTGGGATTGGTGTGTTGTCTTCGATTACAGAAATTCTTCGTCCTGCAAACAGCGCATCGGTTTACAACTTTGCGAAACCCGAAAATTTAACGCGAGCTTTTTCGTTAAATCGAATGGCTTTAAATTTAGGGTATTCAGTTGGACCAGCTATTGGTGGATTCATTGCGGCCTATTCTTTTAGTTGGTTGTTTTATACCAATGCCATCATGATTTTTTGTGCCGGATTGGTTTACTTTTTCTATTTTAAAAACAGAATCGAAAATCCAAAACAAAACGCATCTGATTTACGTGAAGATAAACCAATCGAAAGAAAATCGGCATACCGAGATGTAAAATATATTTGGTTTAGTGTTTTCGTTGCTTTCTATGCCTTTTGTTTCTTTCAGATATTAAACTTACTTCCTTTATTTTACAAAGAAGAAGCTGGATTAAGCGAACAAGAAATAGGTTTATTAATTGCTTTTAGTGGCATTATCGTTTTTTTACTTGAAATGATAATCGTTCACTGGATTGAACATAAATATACAATTGCAAAAATATTAATTATCGGAAGTATACTATGCGGATTAACTTATTTGGTTTTAATTCCGTCACAACATATTGGAATGCTTTATTTTTCGATGTTCTTACTTTGTATTTCAGAAATTTTGGTCATGCCATTTACAGCAACCGTTGCAGCAAATCGTTCCAATCATTTAAATCGAGGTTCATACATGGCTTTAAATGCCATTTCGTTTTCAATTGCTAACGTTTTTGCTCCTTTAATTGGAACTCGAATTGCAAGTAATTACGGATTTAACATGCTTTGGTTAACTAACGGAGGTTTAATAGCTATCGCTTGTTTTGGATTTTATTGGATTATGAAAAAGATGTAA
- a CDS encoding DDE-type integrase/transposase/recombinase, translated as MDLYNQEIISYELSERPIFNRVIQMLKKAFKTTKDTKYLIFHSDQGWQYQMKPYQVLLKKNGIVQSMSRKGNCLDNAIIENFFGLLKSEMFYIQKFSYIEDLKNKIKHYNNY; from the coding sequence ATGGATTTATATAATCAAGAAATAATCAGCTATGAATTAAGCGAGCGTCCTATCTTTAACCGAGTAATTCAAATGCTTAAAAAAGCATTCAAAACAACTAAAGACACTAAATATTTGATATTTCATTCCGACCAAGGATGGCAATATCAAATGAAGCCATATCAAGTTTTATTAAAAAAGAATGGAATCGTACAAAGTATGTCACGCAAAGGAAATTGTTTAGATAATGCCATTATTGAAAATTTCTTTGGCTTATTGAAATCTGAAATGTTTTATATACAAAAATTCTCTTATATTGAAGACTTAAAAAATAAAATAAAACACTATAATAATTATTAA
- a CDS encoding sensor histidine kinase, giving the protein MNIIIVETKQNSNKQLQADAMINLCRNYDLIKDYNNSIKVALEGFHFSEKHKLSYNQLRFADHLQYMYAQTNDYEKAHKFLTIRLNLTEDYYHKLYNEKFLEYEEKFQMNEKQKIINQKEKILKQKDDELARQNLIKYVILIGLTIVLIFLIILIYYIRIIKNKNKELTFISDQNEFLVAETHHRINNNLQLITILVENELDKVLVTDEVSKKNILVKIDSLQLLHRQLYRNKDKKDLNLKDFLQDIRKNMGILMYDNNVDVHFEIEELVIPINQAMYIGLLVTELCINSLKHAFNGQSDKKIKLVITKIDGKIIFNYSDNSKKTDELPKLVLVDKLCRQLRVDCTSSN; this is encoded by the coding sequence TTGAATATTATTATTGTAGAAACCAAGCAAAATAGTAATAAACAATTGCAGGCAGATGCAATGATTAATCTTTGTAGAAACTATGATTTGATAAAAGATTATAACAATTCTATAAAAGTAGCTTTGGAAGGTTTTCATTTTTCTGAGAAACACAAATTGAGTTATAATCAGTTACGATTTGCAGATCATTTACAATATATGTATGCTCAAACAAACGATTACGAAAAAGCACACAAATTTTTAACAATAAGATTGAATCTTACCGAAGACTATTATCATAAACTTTATAATGAAAAGTTCTTGGAATACGAAGAAAAATTCCAAATGAATGAAAAACAAAAAATCATTAACCAAAAAGAAAAAATACTAAAACAAAAAGATGACGAACTTGCACGTCAGAATTTAATAAAATATGTAATTCTAATTGGGTTGACTATTGTTTTGATTTTTTTAATCATATTGATTTATTACATTCGGATTATCAAAAATAAAAATAAGGAATTGACATTCATCTCGGATCAAAACGAATTTTTGGTAGCCGAGACCCATCATAGAATCAACAACAACCTGCAACTCATTACAATTCTTGTAGAAAATGAGCTAGACAAAGTTTTGGTAACAGATGAAGTAAGCAAAAAAAATATATTAGTAAAGATAGATTCTTTACAACTTTTACACCGTCAGCTATACAGAAATAAAGACAAAAAAGACCTCAATCTAAAAGATTTTTTGCAAGATATTAGAAAAAACATGGGGATTTTGATGTATGATAACAATGTAGATGTACATTTTGAAATAGAAGAATTGGTTATCCCTATTAATCAAGCGATGTATATAGGACTGTTGGTAACAGAGCTATGTATCAATTCTTTGAAACACGCTTTCAATGGACAGTCTGATAAAAAAATAAAGTTGGTGATTACAAAAATTGATGGCAAAATTATTTTTAACTATTCTGATAATAGTAAAAAAACAGATGAGTTACCAAAACTAGTCTTAGTTGACAAACTTTGCAGACAACTGCGAGTAGATTGTACGTCTTCAAACTAA
- a CDS encoding transketolase, whose product MKPTTQQLTDLTTQVRRDILRMVHAVNSGHPGGSLGCAEFLVALYQSVMDRKEGFEMDGKNEDLFFLSNGHISPVFYSVLARSGYFPVSELATFRKINTRLQGHPTTHDHLPGIRMASGSLGQGLSVAIGAAQAKKLNNDDKLVYVLLGDGELQEGQNWEAMMYASAKKVDNLIATVDLNGKQIDGSTDEVLAMGSLKAKFEAFGWNVLELKEGNNLEAIVAGLNEAKSLAGNQKPTAILLYTEMGNGVDFMMHTHAWHGKAPNNEQLEKALAQNPETLGDY is encoded by the coding sequence ATGAAACCTACAACACAACAATTAACAGACTTAACTACGCAAGTAAGAAGAGACATTTTAAGAATGGTGCATGCCGTAAATTCTGGTCACCCAGGAGGATCTTTAGGATGTGCTGAGTTTTTAGTAGCTCTTTATCAATCGGTAATGGATCGAAAAGAAGGATTTGAAATGGACGGTAAAAACGAAGATTTATTCTTCTTATCAAACGGACATATCTCACCTGTTTTTTATAGTGTATTAGCTCGTAGTGGATATTTTCCTGTGAGTGAATTAGCTACTTTCCGTAAAATTAATACACGTTTACAAGGACATCCAACAACACATGATCACCTTCCAGGTATTCGTATGGCTTCAGGTTCTTTAGGACAAGGATTATCAGTTGCTATTGGTGCTGCGCAAGCAAAAAAATTAAACAACGATGATAAATTGGTTTATGTACTTTTAGGTGATGGCGAATTACAAGAAGGACAAAACTGGGAAGCTATGATGTACGCATCTGCTAAAAAAGTCGATAATTTAATTGCTACTGTTGATTTAAACGGTAAACAAATTGATGGATCTACTGATGAGGTTTTAGCAATGGGAAGTTTAAAAGCTAAATTCGAAGCCTTTGGATGGAATGTTCTTGAGTTGAAAGAAGGTAATAATTTAGAGGCAATTGTTGCAGGTTTAAACGAAGCTAAATCACTTGCTGGAAATCAAAAACCAACTGCAATTTTATTATATACAGAAATGGGTAATGGAGTTGATTTTATGATGCACACACATGCTTGGCATGGTAAAGCTCCAAATAACGAGCAATTAGAAAAAGCATTAGCTCAAAATCCTGAAACTTTAGGAGATTATTAA
- a CDS encoding pseudouridine synthase: MHQHFKLHKPHGYISQFIYELKRNKKKLGELYPFPEGTMAIGRLDEDSEGLLLLTTDGLMSEKIRSSHFEKEYYAQVDGLITDEAIEKLQNGVLIGFNGTKYLTKNCKAFKLEGQPDWLGAGRRIRDERHGPTSWISITLREGKFRQVRKMTSAVGFPTLRLVRVRIGNYYLQGLQPGEVEELNAL, translated from the coding sequence ATGCATCAACATTTTAAATTACATAAGCCGCACGGTTATATTTCACAATTTATTTATGAATTAAAACGTAATAAAAAAAAATTGGGAGAACTATATCCGTTTCCTGAAGGAACTATGGCAATTGGACGTTTAGATGAAGATTCTGAAGGATTGTTACTTTTGACTACAGATGGGTTAATGAGTGAAAAAATCAGAAGTTCGCATTTCGAAAAAGAATATTACGCGCAAGTTGATGGTTTAATTACCGATGAAGCTATCGAGAAACTTCAAAATGGAGTTTTGATTGGTTTTAACGGAACTAAATATTTAACTAAGAATTGCAAAGCTTTTAAATTAGAAGGTCAACCTGATTGGTTGGGAGCAGGAAGACGAATTCGTGATGAACGCCACGGACCAACATCTTGGATTTCGATTACCTTACGTGAAGGAAAATTTCGTCAAGTTCGTAAAATGACTTCAGCAGTCGGTTTTCCAACATTACGATTGGTACGCGTACGTATTGGAAATTATTATTTACAAGGTTTACAACCGGGTGAAGTAGAAGAGTTAAACGCTTTATAA
- a CDS encoding ABC transporter ATP-binding protein, which yields MEVLKTKQLKIGYKSNKTIKIIASDINVSLQAGKLISLIGSNGIGKSTFLKTIAGIIPTLDGSVFLNQRQIESFSTTELAENLSLVLTEKLPLSSLSVYELIALGRQPYTNWLGKLSKEDENQIEKALELTQISDLRNRKYYELSDGQFQKVMIARAIAQDTPFIILDEPSTHLDLFHKVSLFKLLQKLAHETNKCVLFSTHDLDLAIQLSDEIIIMKENLFKHNSPAELINQGIFDDFFNDDTIVFDRNTKQFILR from the coding sequence ATGGAAGTTTTAAAAACCAAACAATTAAAAATCGGATATAAAAGCAATAAAACAATAAAAATAATTGCTTCAGATATTAATGTAAGTTTACAAGCTGGTAAATTAATCTCATTAATTGGAAGTAATGGAATTGGAAAATCGACTTTTTTAAAAACCATTGCTGGGATTATTCCTACATTGGACGGTTCGGTTTTTCTAAATCAAAGACAAATTGAATCTTTTTCTACTACTGAATTGGCCGAAAATTTAAGTTTGGTATTGACCGAAAAACTGCCTTTAAGCTCATTATCGGTTTATGAACTAATTGCTTTAGGACGACAACCGTACACCAATTGGTTAGGAAAGCTTAGTAAAGAAGATGAAAATCAGATTGAAAAGGCATTAGAATTAACTCAAATATCAGATTTAAGAAATCGAAAATATTATGAGTTAAGCGATGGACAATTCCAAAAAGTAATGATTGCCCGAGCAATTGCACAAGATACACCTTTCATCATTTTAGATGAACCTTCGACACATTTAGATTTATTTCATAAAGTTTCGCTATTTAAGTTACTTCAAAAATTAGCACACGAAACCAATAAATGTGTGTTGTTTTCAACACACGATTTAGATTTAGCAATACAGTTAAGTGATGAAATCATTATTATGAAAGAAAATCTATTTAAACATAATTCCCCAGCTGAATTAATCAACCAGGGAATTTTTGATGATTTCTTTAATGATGATACAATTGTTTTTGACCGAAATACCAAACAATTTATTTTAAGATAA
- a CDS encoding transketolase family protein, translating to MKKYTNTGSKDTRSGFGAGLTELGQKNENVVALCADLIGSLKMDDFKKNHPERFFQIGIAEANMIGIAAGLTIGGKIPFTGTFANFSTGRVYDQIRQSVAYSEKNVKICASHAGLTLGEDGATHQILEDIGLMKMLPGMTVINTCDYNQTKAATLAIAEHNGPVYLRFGRPVVPNFMSADEPFVIGKAIVLNEGTDVTIVATGHLVWEALIAAEALEAKGISAEVINIHTIKPLDEEAILKSVAKTGCIVTAEEHNFLGGLGESVSRVLVLNNPAPQEFVAVNDTFGESGTPEELMEKYGLNANSIIEKAEKVIARK from the coding sequence ATGAAAAAATATACAAATACAGGAAGTAAAGATACACGTTCTGGTTTCGGAGCTGGTTTAACTGAATTAGGACAAAAAAACGAAAACGTTGTTGCACTTTGTGCGGACTTGATTGGTTCGTTAAAAATGGATGATTTTAAAAAGAATCACCCAGAACGTTTCTTTCAAATCGGAATTGCAGAAGCTAACATGATCGGAATTGCGGCTGGTTTAACCATTGGTGGTAAAATTCCTTTCACAGGAACTTTCGCAAACTTTTCTACAGGTCGTGTGTACGATCAAATTCGTCAATCGGTTGCTTACTCAGAGAAAAATGTAAAAATTTGTGCTTCTCACGCAGGTTTAACTTTAGGTGAAGATGGAGCAACACATCAAATTTTAGAAGATATCGGGTTAATGAAAATGTTACCTGGAATGACGGTTATCAATACATGTGATTATAATCAAACTAAAGCGGCTACTTTAGCAATTGCAGAACATAATGGACCTGTTTATTTACGTTTTGGTCGTCCGGTAGTTCCTAACTTTATGTCAGCAGATGAACCTTTTGTAATTGGAAAAGCAATTGTATTAAACGAAGGTACAGATGTAACTATTGTTGCAACAGGTCATTTAGTTTGGGAAGCTCTGATTGCTGCTGAAGCTTTAGAAGCAAAAGGGATTTCTGCTGAGGTTATTAATATTCATACAATTAAACCTTTAGATGAAGAAGCTATTTTAAAGTCAGTTGCTAAAACAGGTTGCATCGTAACGGCAGAAGAACACAATTTCTTAGGTGGTTTAGGTGAATCAGTATCTAGAGTTTTAGTTTTAAATAATCCAGCGCCTCAAGAATTTGTTGCAGTTAACGATACTTTTGGTGAATCTGGAACTCCAGAAGAATTGATGGAAAAATACGGATTAAACGCAAATTCAATTATTGAAAAAGCTGAAAAAGTTATTGCAAGAAAATAA
- a CDS encoding EamA family transporter, with product MEKNLTKGILFVALGATSYGMLATIVKLAYKEGFSTAEVTASQFTFGIIILLLTYFFTKKQSDEKATSKDVRNLMLAGTSMGFTSVLYYLCVKYINASIAVVMLMQSVWIGVLIEVLQTKKAPSLTKIISVLLVLLGTAFATNILNTDIELNTTGLIFGFLAACSFSMTLFTTNSVATHLKATKRSLFMLLGGGIIVAIFGFVTQIGPNNFDFMRGFISDSAQVRDFNFEIFYTWGIILSVFGTIIPPILLNKGFPNTGVGLGSIISSIELPVSVLFAFMLLKEQVLLIQWIGIAIILFAIVLMNYRLIVKK from the coding sequence ATGGAGAAGAATTTAACAAAAGGAATTTTATTTGTCGCTCTTGGAGCAACAAGTTACGGAATGCTAGCAACCATCGTAAAGCTAGCCTACAAAGAAGGTTTTTCAACTGCAGAAGTAACTGCTTCACAGTTTACCTTTGGAATTATCATTTTATTACTAACTTATTTTTTTACAAAAAAACAATCTGACGAAAAAGCAACTTCGAAGGACGTAAGAAACTTAATGCTTGCCGGAACTTCGATGGGGTTCACCAGCGTTTTATATTATTTATGTGTAAAATACATCAATGCTTCAATCGCGGTTGTAATGTTAATGCAATCGGTTTGGATTGGCGTTTTAATCGAAGTTTTACAAACTAAAAAAGCACCATCTTTAACTAAAATCATATCGGTTCTTTTGGTTTTATTAGGAACCGCTTTTGCAACAAATATTCTTAATACGGATATTGAATTAAACACAACTGGCTTAATCTTTGGATTTTTAGCTGCTTGTTCATTTAGTATGACTTTATTCACAACAAACAGTGTTGCAACCCACTTAAAAGCAACCAAACGAAGTTTATTCATGCTTTTAGGCGGTGGAATTATTGTGGCTATATTTGGATTTGTTACTCAAATTGGTCCAAATAATTTTGATTTTATGAGAGGTTTTATTTCGGATTCGGCTCAAGTTCGCGATTTTAATTTTGAAATATTTTATACTTGGGGGATTATCTTATCCGTTTTCGGAACCATTATTCCTCCTATTTTATTAAACAAGGGTTTTCCAAATACCGGAGTTGGTTTAGGAAGTATCATTTCATCTATAGAATTACCAGTTTCAGTTTTATTTGCTTTTATGTTATTAAAAGAACAAGTTTTACTCATTCAATGGATTGGAATTGCCATCATCCTTTTTGCCATTGTTTTAATGAATTACCGACTGATTGTAAAAAAATAA
- a CDS encoding cation diffusion facilitator family transporter translates to MNSQNLAAKENYQFQKIVAIVGVLLFVIKFIAWYITDSVAVLTDALESVINVVSGFIGLYSLYLSSLPRDENHPYGHGKVEFISASIEGTLISIAGVVIIYEAILNLQHPKVISKLDYGIYLIAITAIINYVVGMIAVKKGKKNNSLALIASGKHLQSDTYSTLGIIIGLIVMFFTDLPWLDSAVALLFAGFIIFTGYKILREAVSGIMDETDEVLLKELVEFLNKVRRPNWIDLHNLRIIKYGSTLHIDCHMTVPWYFNIQEGHAEVDALEDLVKEYFGDRIEVFVHLDSCKEYSCQICPIKDCSVRKYEFQKRIDFTIENISKNEKHNRNVILK, encoded by the coding sequence ATGAATTCTCAAAATTTAGCAGCTAAAGAAAATTATCAATTTCAAAAAATTGTTGCCATTGTTGGTGTTTTGTTGTTTGTAATTAAATTCATTGCATGGTATATAACCGATTCGGTTGCTGTTTTAACCGATGCGCTTGAAAGTGTTATTAATGTAGTTAGCGGATTTATCGGTTTGTATAGTTTGTATTTATCATCGTTGCCTCGTGATGAAAATCATCCGTACGGACATGGAAAAGTCGAGTTTATTTCGGCTTCTATCGAAGGAACTTTGATAAGTATTGCTGGTGTTGTCATTATTTACGAAGCCATTCTAAATTTGCAACATCCAAAAGTTATTTCAAAATTAGATTATGGAATTTACTTAATTGCCATAACTGCAATTATCAATTATGTTGTTGGAATGATTGCGGTTAAAAAAGGGAAGAAAAATAATTCGTTAGCTTTGATTGCGAGCGGTAAACATTTACAGTCTGATACTTATTCTACGTTAGGAATTATTATTGGTTTAATTGTAATGTTTTTTACAGATTTGCCTTGGTTAGATAGTGCGGTTGCTTTATTATTTGCAGGTTTCATCATCTTTACCGGTTATAAAATTCTTCGTGAAGCCGTTTCAGGAATTATGGACGAAACAGATGAAGTTCTTTTAAAAGAATTGGTTGAATTCTTAAATAAAGTTCGTCGTCCAAATTGGATAGATTTACATAATTTACGAATCATCAAATACGGAAGTACTTTACACATCGATTGTCACATGACGGTACCTTGGTATTTTAATATTCAAGAAGGTCACGCAGAAGTTGATGCACTCGAAGATTTAGTAAAAGAATATTTTGGTGACCGAATTGAAGTATTTGTGCATTTGGATAGCTGTAAAGAATATTCATGTCAGATTTGTCCGATAAAAGATTGTTCGGTTCGTAAATATGAATTTCAAAAACGTATTGATTTTACTATAGAAAACATTTCAAAAAATGAAAAACATAATCGAAATGTTATCTTAAAATAA